The Deinococcus roseus genome includes the window ATCCGTGATCCTGCCCATTACCTGGAGCGCCTGCCTTCCAGAAAAGCCGCGCACACTGCAAACCTGCTGGCCAGATCCTGCGTCTTCCACCTGCTCCCCGACAAGCTTGAGCTGGCCAACGCCGCCATCCCGGAGGGCTTCAGCCCTTATTTGTGGTTGTTTGCCAGGACCCACACCGCCCTGGAAGAGCGTTACCCACCAGAGCTTCAACAGCAGGCCTCAAAACGCCTCTCCTACGAGCTGGGGGTGATCAGGCGCATGGGGATGGAGAATTTTTTTCTGGTCGCCACCGAAGTCATGGATTTCTGCAAAAGCCGGGGCATCCTGGCCAGTGGTCGGGGCAGCGCAGCAGGCAGCATTGTCTGTTACCTGCTGGGCATCACCATCGTGGACCCCATCCAACTGGATTTGACCTTCGAGCGCTTCCTGGTGGAAGGCTCGAAATCCACTCCGGACATAGACATCGACATTTCCTCAGCCAGAAGGCGTGAGGTGCTCTCGTGGGTGGAAGAGCGGTTCGGGCAGGACAGTTGCGAGGCCATGGTCTGCAACCGGATCACTTACCGCCTCTCTTCAGCCCTGCAGGACCTTTCCCGCGCCCTGGGCCTCCCGCAGCACCAGGCGAATGAACTCACCAAAAGCCTGGGGCGGGATTACCGGCATTTGCGTCCAGCTGACGCTGCAAAAGCACAGGTGATCTTTGATGAGGTGCTGGGCAATTCTCCAGTGAAAGGCAAGCTGATCGATGTGCTATCCCGGATGGACCGCAAAACGGTGCGCCACCTCGCCCCCCACAGTGGCGGGGTGATCCTGGCCCGGCACCCCCTGCACCATTACACCCCGCAGCGCCGATCCTCTGGAGGGATCCGGCACATTGAATTCGACAAGGATGATGCAGAAAGCCTGGGTTTGGTCAAGTTGGATTTGCTCGGTTTACGCATGCTCTCGGCCCTCGAAAATGCCCTGTCAGAGATCGAGCGCATCGAGGACATCAAACTGGACCTGACCACCCTGAAAGATCACCCGAAAGTCTGGTGGCGCATTTCTAGGGGGGACACCCTGACCCTGTTTCAAATTGAAAGTCCCGGTCAAATCCAACTTTCGGTTCGCAACCGCCCAAAGAACATGCTGGAACTGGCGCACCAGATTGCCCTTTTCCGACCTGGACCCATCACCAGTTCCACGGTCCACCCATACCTCCGCAGGAGGGCAGGCAAAGAAGAAATCACTTACCCTCACCCGACGTTGCAGCCCATTTTGTCCCGCACCTATGGGGTGATCCTCTACCAGGAGCAAATTCTTCGCGTATGCCATGATTTTGCAGGGCTGGACTGGGTGACGGCAGACCGGTACCGCAAAAGGCTGGCGAAGTGGGAGGATCCAGAGGAAATCACGCTCCTCAGGGATGAGTTTGTGCAGTCTGCAGTGCAGGCCCATCAATCCTCCAGTCATCCGGTCACGGAGGAGGTGGCCCTGGAGGTCTTTCAGATGTGCGAGAAGTTCAAAGGATATGGCTTCCCTGAATCCCACGCAGCTTCCTTTGCGCGTCACACGTATGCCTCAGCTTTTCTCCGGGAATTCTTTGCTGCAGAATTCATCACTGGGGTGCTGAACCACGAGCCGGGGATGTATGCGAGAAGCACCGTGCTGCAGGAAGCG containing:
- the dnaE gene encoding DNA polymerase III subunit alpha — translated: MTLKALLTVHSFFSEGAGVSSPTQLVKRARELGYKAIGLVDDQSMAGAVELAQACEEQGLLPIHGSTLNITAEVLGESFAAPLVILCTSRDSYAELNSLITQLHDGQVVQPADLSGKGFRVLTGSRQGLLARLLVEGDFRRARNWVQHLKALLGGDIFIQLWHDLYQEDDSLSRLTCELAREEGIECMLSPEVRYATEDQWIVHDALVCARLGITVMDPHPLRPQNGEQCIRDPAHYLERLPSRKAAHTANLLARSCVFHLLPDKLELANAAIPEGFSPYLWLFARTHTALEERYPPELQQQASKRLSYELGVIRRMGMENFFLVATEVMDFCKSRGILASGRGSAAGSIVCYLLGITIVDPIQLDLTFERFLVEGSKSTPDIDIDISSARRREVLSWVEERFGQDSCEAMVCNRITYRLSSALQDLSRALGLPQHQANELTKSLGRDYRHLRPADAAKAQVIFDEVLGNSPVKGKLIDVLSRMDRKTVRHLAPHSGGVILARHPLHHYTPQRRSSGGIRHIEFDKDDAESLGLVKLDLLGLRMLSALENALSEIERIEDIKLDLTTLKDHPKVWWRISRGDTLTLFQIESPGQIQLSVRNRPKNMLELAHQIALFRPGPITSSTVHPYLRRRAGKEEITYPHPTLQPILSRTYGVILYQEQILRVCHDFAGLDWVTADRYRKRLAKWEDPEEITLLRDEFVQSAVQAHQSSSHPVTEEVALEVFQMCEKFKGYGFPESHAASFARHTYASAFLREFFAAEFITGVLNHEPGMYARSTVLQEAARHGVQILPLHIQCSGALFTVEVTGTQRGKPQKSIRFGFCGVKGLSETGIQQLVLERTRGEFQTLEDFFVRVSLTSKEYEALVIAGAFDPFLERREALFQLKTLLNSVRGGSQALFVPQVKTPVLQPLSEREIFNWNQALKHSQENGKHVMDFYQEELSAMGVVPLSTLRDGEKVCTAGLVTQRQMPPTANGVAFYTLESSHGQVQVVIPPELWDRERVVLRDAQILVVEGAVVKRGRHTGITAEGVWCWARRPARKQTLV